TAAGGATTTACCCATTGGACTGGGAATTGTCCTTGTTGCTGTGCGCTGAGTTCTGGCCACAGACATTCTGTAGTGATTTTTTCAGGACTGATGTTTAAAACTCTCTTAACTTCTTGAAAACCGGGGCCGTGAAATAATGTAGCCCCACCATTTTGGTAAAATGCTTTTCCTGTCGCAGTGATGATATTATCTGGTTCGAGATTGAGAGATTCATAGATTGGTGCATCTGGGATTTCACGCTGGAGATTTAGTTGAGCGCTAAAATGAAAATGGATTCTGCCTTCTGGGTTTTTACTCGAAATTTTGGCTTTAAGTTCGATTCTTTCAAGATTAACTTTAGAAATCTCTTCTATTTCTAAAATATGTTCCTTCGCTAATGTCTCATTGAAAGTAATCCCCTTTAAAACTTTAAAATCTTGGTAATTAAACAACCGATAACCGGGATATAATTGTTCAGAAGCATTGATAATCCAGGTCATTGCACAAGTTGCTGGTAAAACTGGAGAACCAGCAATCGTATGATCGTGCAAAAATGGATTAGCCTCTAATGTCATTTGGCGACGAATACGATAAGTTTGTAGTTCTGAATCTAACTCCGCTGCCAGTGGAACGAGTGGACTACCAATAACAACTTGTGCAGTTGCGTGATTGGTATTATCCATTTCTTTAACGAGCATTTGTGCCCCGACTGCAATGGGAATTATATCAATTTTTCGCTCTTGAAAAATCTTCTTTAATTCTGCTGTCACCATCCCACTGTCCCAAGCACCCCAGTTGATTGCGACGACATGACATGAGGGATAGCTTTGCTTAAATATATGGGCTGATTTGTTCAGAATTTCATTTGCGATCGCATAATCAGATTGTCCGGGATTTCCGTAAAAGCCTGTTACGGAAGAAAACAAAACTAAATGCTGAAGTTGATTAGGGTTGACGCAAGTTAGCAGGTTTTCTAAACCTTGAACTTTAGCAGTGTAAACTTTTTCAAAATCTTCTTCTGTTTTCTTTTCAATTAACTTATCAGCTAAGTTACCAGCACCGTGGATAATTCCGGTAATTGGACCGAGATGTTGCACAGCAGTGGCAAGTTTTTCTTGTAAAGCTTGTGTATCTGTGACATCGACGCTGATATATTCTGCTTTAGCTCCGGTTTTTTCAATTGCTGCTAGAGTCTTTTTAATTTCACGGCTGGAGGTAATTTTGTTATATATTTTTTGTACATTCATGGGTGTGGGCTTCTCTCCTTGAGAAAGAAGATTTTCCATGATGCATTTTTTCAATGCTGATTCATCAGAATTTTGAGCATAACCTGGCTCGGTTTCTAATAGTTCAGAGCGACCGAGGAGGATGAATTTGCAGGGTTGCTGTTGAGCTAATCTGATAGTACACTCAGCCGTAATCCCTTTTGC
This portion of the Nostoc sp. GT001 genome encodes:
- a CDS encoding SDR family NAD(P)-dependent oxidoreductase; its protein translation is MTQTAQLSPSSVFVVSGGAKGITAECTIRLAQQQPCKFILLGRSELLETEPGYAQNSDESALKKCIMENLLSQGEKPTPMNVQKIYNKITSSREIKKTLAAIEKTGAKAEYISVDVTDTQALQEKLATAVQHLGPITGIIHGAGNLADKLIEKKTEEDFEKVYTAKVQGLENLLTCVNPNQLQHLVLFSSVTGFYGNPGQSDYAIANEILNKSAHIFKQSYPSCHVVAINWGAWDSGMVTAELKKIFQERKIDIIPIAVGAQMLVKEMDNTNHATAQVVIGSPLVPLAAELDSELQTYRIRRQMTLEANPFLHDHTIAGSPVLPATCAMTWIINASEQLYPGYRLFNYQDFKVLKGITFNETLAKEHILEIEEISKVNLERIELKAKISSKNPEGRIHFHFSAQLNLQREIPDAPIYESLNLEPDNIITATGKAFYQNGGATLFHGPGFQEVKRVLNISPEKITTECLWPELSAQQQGQFPVQWVNPYTTDLSMHALWIWTQHFHEEGCLPGKVEKFEQFEAIPHNETFYVSCEVLAKTPSSAIANFIIHDRQGKIYSRMLGAHAIIWSMKMLRS